A region from the Lolium perenne isolate Kyuss_39 chromosome 4, Kyuss_2.0, whole genome shotgun sequence genome encodes:
- the LOC127294364 gene encoding uncharacterized protein, whose protein sequence is MVDIHERPVVLEPEPDHAAPAPAPVNPDPSSISADAWLPFEDAALAVVGRIQPSVPSEGRRAAVVQYVQRLIRCTVGCEVFPFGSVPLKTYLPDGDIDLTAFGSTWSDENLANEVRAVLESEELRRDAEFEVKDVQYIHAEVKLVKCLVQNIVVDISFNQIGGLCTLCFLEQVDQRFGKKHLFKKSIMLIKAWCYYESRILGAHHGLISTYALEILVLYIFHLFHQCLDGPLAVLYRFLDYYSKFDWDNKGISLYGPVPLSSLPELVCDAPGTHDGDSLEREEFLKECAHRFTVLPRNSEKNTRVFSRKFLNIIDPLKQNNNLGRSVSKGNFYRIRSAFDLGARKLGKILQVPASSAVPEVNQFFRNTLKRNHTMVRPDVQDIALDFNVERDNKDSSPLYSNSFGDLSDQFNNISISDLNNHESLKAKEQNLMVEHGEMKSVNPVTSSISTRDASDLCEAAPSTSEIWPSWKAHFAPHLSYEPGNGKGGVNYDRNPSHHGMASKGCTGNVSVDKSSHPVENCLTPAIESDTNGVHIKDVGGDGGTISDILSDLTGDDGTNLNNLFYAQGCHQDYLMNHEYPVNQVYYQMPAPPPAQYQNNRSPNGHSRRNGYGYAGASGISPGSYPPGYYVVRPFYQPDDPMRARGTGTYFPDPTLCKDRPPAGRGERGRHHNFHPNNYHRGQRFPRMEMPADIAPSEEWRQVHPLQIYIPGAHDHGIPSPLNIPLSSPSPRAPRDNIRGNGFIHTQDNKLEFGTLGALPLEAKGTSQDQANRSNSATTSQPSIPVSPVSPAPNPGKGSNRMRNAGPYHLKDNGDFPPLSS, encoded by the exons GTCTTTCCATTTGGATCTGTTCCGCTGAAAACATATCTTCCCGACGGAGATATTGATTTGACTGCATTTGGTTCCACATGGTCTGATGAAAACCTAGCAAATGAGGTACGTGCTGTTCTAGAATCAGAAGAGCTGAGGAGAGATGCTGAGTTTGAAGTCAAGGATGTCCAGTATATCCATGCTGAG GTCAAATTGGTCAAATGCCTAGTCCAAAATATTGTTGTAGACATCTCGTTTAATCAGATTGGTGGACTCTGTACCCTTTGTTTCCTCGAGCAG GTTGATCAAAGATTTGGGAAAAAACACCTTTTTAAGAAAAGTATAATGCTGATAAAAGCCTGGTGTTATTATGAAAGCCGCATCCTTGGTGCTCACCATGGTTTAATTTCTACCTATGCCTTGGAGATATTGGTGCTATATATTTTCCATCTTTTCCACCAATGTTTGGATGGTCCATTAGCT GTCCTCTATAGATTTCTGGACTATTATAGCAAATTTGACTGGGACAACAAGGGTATAAGCTTGTATGGCCCTGTACCATTGTCTTCCTTACCCGAGCTAGTTT GTGACGCACCAGGCACTCATGATGGTGATTCCCTTGAGCGGGAGGAGTTTCTCAAAGAATGTGCACACAGGTTTACTGTGCTCCCTAGGAACTCTGAGAAAAATACTCGAGTGTTCTCAAGAAAATTTCTCAACATAATAGATCCACTGAAGCAGAATAACAATCTTGGGCGGAGTGTCAGCAAAG GTAACTTTTACCGGATACGAAGTGCATTTGATCTTGGTGCCAGGAAGCTTGGGAAGATCCTTCAAGTGCCTGCCAGTTCTGCTGTGCCGGAAGTGAACCAATTTTTTAGGAACACATTGAAGCGAAACCACACTATGGTAAGACCAGATGTGCAGGACATCGCACTGGACTTCAATGTTGAAAGGGACAACAAGGATTCTTCACCTTTATACAGTAATTCTTTTGGTGATCTATCTGATCAGTTCAACAACATCAGCATTTCAGATCTTAataatcatgaatctttgaaggccAAAGAACAAAATCTTATGGTTGAGCACGGGGAAATGAAGTCCGTTAATCCTGTAACTAGTTCTATCAGTACGAGGGATGCCAGTGACTTATGTGAGGCTGCACCATCAACTAGTGAAATTTGGCCATCTTGGAAAGCTCACTTTGCACCACATCTCTCCTATGAGCCAGGAAATGGCAAGGGTGGTGTCAACTATGATAGAAACCCGTCACACCATGGGATGGCATCGAAAGGGTGCACTGGAAATGTGTCTGTTGATAAGAGTTCACATCCTGTGGAGAACTGCTTAACCCCAGCAATAGAGTCAGATACCAATGGAGTACACATTAAAGACGTGGGTGGTGATGGAGGTACCATTAGTGACATTTTGTCAGATCTTACAGGAGACGACGGAACAAATTTGAATAATCTCTTTTATGCACAAGGGTGCCACCAAGATTATCTAATGAACCATGAGTACCCAGTTAATCAAGTCTACTATCAAATGCCTGCTCCACCACCTGCACAGTATCAGAACAATCGCTCGCCGAATGGCCATAGCAGAAGAAATGGTTACGGATATGCTGGTGCAAGTGGAATATCCCCTGGTTCTTATCCACCTGGCTATTATGTTGTAAGACCATTTTATCAACCAGATGATCCTATGCGAGCTCGCGGAACAGGCACCTACTTTCCTGACCCG ACTTTATGCAAGGATAGGCCACCCGCTGGACGAGGGGAAAGAGGAAGGCATCATAATTTCCATCCAAATAACTATCACAGGGGTCAACGCTTTCCCAGAATGGAGATGCCTGCAGATATAGCACCATCGGAGGAATGGAGGCAAGTCCATCCATTGCAGATTTATATTCCTGGCGCACATGATCATGGAATCCCCTCCCCGTTGAATATACCATTATCATCTCCATCCCCCCGGGCTCCAAGGGATAATATTCGTGGCAATGGTTTTATTCATACACAAGACAATAAACTTGAATTCGGTACTTTGGGGGCATTGCCTTTGGAAGCTAAGGGTACCTCCCAAGACCAAGCCAACAGATCAAATTCTGCCACCACCAGTCAACCTTCTATACCTGTAAGCCCTGTGTCTCCAGCACCAAATCCTGGAAAGGGTTCTAATCGTATGAG GAATGCTGGGCCATATCATCTCAAGGACAACGGCGACTTCCCACCACTCTCCAGCTGA